One stretch of Brettanomyces nanus chromosome 4, complete sequence DNA includes these proteins:
- a CDS encoding uncharacterized protein (BUSCO:EOG09343B8B) has product MLGCSRRLFYRVRLSPIRRTLSTSPVKPNPLTVAPARKRNFKFSYERSSHTIVEEPELKVPENKLDFANYQRNSYKLKISEEDAKKIPSILTLHARLVLSSKYQYSTLVRALTCQMKENEYADNKQMALFGANLLSFYVTENLISNYPRLPISILKTATDAYIGDFSLCDVAQNSWGIEQDETSNLEKYLSSEPKLFRFGRLRYDKHTTQVEKGITKFDNVTVTSLDHATAFADAVRAIVAGVYAHDGEEITKKFIQSHVLSRKIDISSMFQFREPGKLLSRLLRVKQMEPPTVRLISETGRLSNSPIFVVGCFSGDSMLAGGEGSSLKEARIRSFVNALKAFYLYKPLDSKMPSDDDFKPLFVDEGEPFY; this is encoded by the coding sequence ATGTTGGGATGTTCGAGAAGGCTTTTTTATAGAGTCAGATTGTCACCTATAAGGAGAACATTATCTACATCGCCCGTGAAACCAAACCCTCTAACAGTGGCGCCGgctagaaagagaaatttcAAGTTTTCGTATGAAAGATCAAGCCATACCATAGTCGAAGAGCCGGAATTGAAGGTACCAGAAAATAAACTAGACTTTGCCAATTATCAAAGGAACTCCtacaagttgaagatctccgaagaagatgcaaagAAGATACCTTCCATTCTTACCCTACATGCTAGATTAGTTTTATCTTCGAAATATCAGTACTCAACTCTAGTGAGAGCGCTTACTTGCCAGATGAAGGAAAATGAGTATGCTGACAACAAGCAAATGGCCTTGTTTGGAGCAAACTTACTTTCCTTTTACGTCACTGAAAATCTGATTTCCAACTATCCAAGACTTCCAATATCCATTCTCAAAACCGCTACTGACGCTTATATTGGAGACTTTTCTCTCTGCGATGTCGCCCAGAACAGTTGGGGTATTGAGCAAGACGAAACCTCCAATTTGGAAAAGTATCTTTCCAGTGAGCCGAAGCTATTCAGATTTGGAAGACTTAGATACGACAAGCACACTACCCAGGTCGAAAAGGGTATCACAAAATTTGATAACGTTACAGTGACATCTCTCGATCATGCTACAGCCTTTGCAGACGCCGTTAGAGCCATCGTGGCCGGTGTGTATGCACatgatggtgaagaaatcaCCAAAAAGTTTATCCAGAGCCATGTTCTTTCCAGAAAGATCGATATATCCTCGATGTTTCAATTTAGAGAGCCCGGAAAATTACTTTCCCGCCTATTAAGAGTAAAACAGATGGAACCACCCACCGTCAGACTTATTAGTGAAACTGGTAGGTTGTCCAACTCGCCAATATTTGTTGTCGGCTGTTTCAGTGGCGATAGCATGTTGgcaggaggagaaggatcatctttgaaagaagcacGAATTAGAAGCTTTGTGAATGCGCTTAAGGCATTTTACTTGTATAAACCATTGGACTCAAAAATGCCAAGcgatgatgatttcaagCCTTTGTTCGTAGATGAAGGTGAACCATTCTACTGA
- a CDS encoding uncharacterized protein (BUSCO:EOG09343UHU), with protein sequence MTEGTDDLNDGLDYSFDASEDEGTSIIKIDEARGASKTGEGDDDKIETEEEGSGESQVINEKKRKSKEKDKLRLKKRQKLEYDAAQKKKLPTETADVIAERLATKVKSQNKDLSSLELGDIYVNKSFIEFTGDWDQPRNLINFPKFLKHYIKESVLLKALSEQKQRKKNKKHKKKNNEEETDERSFAVILSMSAIRACDVHRATRTMNVGSTKLISKNKLKDDITSMRTSSARIIATTPGRFTRILDTEQSPLKASQIKAVICDCYMDPKMQTLWDSKDTISLLRKMCDANEYLRILLY encoded by the coding sequence ATGACGGAAGGAACAGACGATTTGAATGATGGGTTGGATTATTCTTTTGATGCCTccgaagatgaaggtaCCAGTATTATCAAAATAGATGAAGCGAGAGGTGCGAGTAAAACGGGTGAGGGTGATGACGATAAAATAGAGACGGAGGAAGAAGGTAGTGGTGAATCTCAAGTTATaaacgaaaagaagagaaaaagtaaggaaaaggataaattaaggttgaagaagagacaaaaATTGGAGTATGATGCAgctcaaaagaagaagcttcctACTGAGACGGCAGATGTAATTGCAGAGAGGTTGGCTACCAAGGTGAAATCACAGAACAAGGACTTGTCATCGTTGGAATTAGGTGATATATATGTGAACAAATCGTTTATTGAATTTACGGGAGACTGGGATCAACCAAGGAACTTGATCAATTTTCCAAAGTTTCTTAAACACTACATTAAAGAGAGTGTTCTCTTGAAAGCTTTAAGTGaacagaagcagagaaagaagaacaagaagcataagaagaaaaacaaTGAGGAAGAGACTGACGAACGAAGCTTCGCTGTGATCTTATCAATGTCGGCCATCCGAGCATGCGATGTTCATCGTGCTACTCGAACGATGAATGTAGGATCAACGAAATTAATTTCCAAGAACAAACTTAAGGATGATATAACATCAATGAGAACTAGTTCGGCTAGAATCATTGCTACTACACCGGGTAGATTCACAAGAATACTTGATACCGAACAATCACCGTTGAAAGCTTCGCAGATTAAGGCAGTGATATGCGATTGTTATATGGATCCAAAGATGCAGACTCTCTGGGACTCCAAAGATACCATTAGTCTCTTGAGGAAGATGTGCGACGCTAACGAGTACCTTCGCATTTTACTGTACTGA